One genomic window of Paramagnetospirillum magnetotacticum MS-1 includes the following:
- a CDS encoding class I SAM-dependent methyltransferase produces the protein MKNPRIEMSDTATHWQQVWTTKQPEEVSWYQDDPSPSLEMIQAAGLRRDAAIIDVGGGASVLVDRLLDLGFVHVAVLDIAEAALGKAAERLGPLGDEVTWIETSVLDWRPVPGLFDLWHDRAVLHFLTEPADQARYVEVMKAALGPEASVILAGFAPDGPEKCSGLPVSRHDAASLGALLGPEFRLVEERRQDHVTPGGSVQRFQWARFIRTLP, from the coding sequence ATGAAAAATCCGAGGATCGAAATGAGCGACACCGCCACCCACTGGCAGCAGGTCTGGACCACGAAGCAGCCGGAAGAGGTCTCGTGGTATCAAGACGATCCTTCGCCATCACTGGAGATGATCCAAGCGGCGGGGTTGCGCCGGGACGCGGCCATCATCGATGTGGGCGGCGGAGCCTCGGTCCTGGTGGACCGCTTGCTGGACTTGGGCTTCGTGCATGTGGCGGTGCTCGATATCGCCGAGGCGGCGCTGGGTAAGGCGGCGGAGCGTCTGGGACCCTTGGGCGACGAGGTCACCTGGATCGAGACCAGTGTGCTGGACTGGCGGCCGGTACCCGGCCTGTTCGATCTGTGGCACGACCGCGCCGTGCTGCATTTCCTGACCGAGCCCGCCGATCAGGCCCGTTATGTGGAGGTGATGAAGGCGGCTCTGGGGCCGGAGGCATCGGTGATCCTGGCCGGTTTCGCCCCCGATGGGCCGGAGAAATGTTCCGGGCTGCCGGTGAGCCGCCACGATGCCGCCAGCCTTGGCGCCCTGCTGGGGCCGGAGTTCCGGCTGGTGGAGGAGAGGCGCCAGGACCATGTGACGCCGGGCGGCAGCGTCCAGAGATTTCAGTGGGCGCGCTTTATCCGCACTCTTCCATAG
- a CDS encoding Crp/Fnr family transcriptional regulator — translation MKDIASIAAFRDLSAQGRQRLEGGALTYRFDPGKTIIEKGQDVSGAYFVLDGGLRVFTLLPGGKEATLYPIRPGETCVLAMNSLFNDLLYPAWVQTEEQPTTIAVVPGRLYRALFETEPVIQDLTVRTLSTLVFRLMAELDHVHACTVEQRLGNFLLVRASGKGEVRLTQQEIAGHIGTTREVVARLTSRMAARGLIATGRGKITLLQRSALANLAPMEECG, via the coding sequence ATGAAGGACATCGCAAGCATCGCCGCCTTTCGCGATCTGTCGGCCCAGGGACGGCAGAGACTGGAGGGCGGCGCGCTGACCTACCGTTTTGACCCGGGCAAGACCATCATCGAGAAGGGCCAGGACGTTTCCGGCGCCTATTTCGTGCTCGACGGGGGGTTACGGGTCTTCACCCTGCTGCCCGGCGGCAAGGAGGCCACGCTGTATCCCATCCGGCCGGGCGAGACCTGCGTCCTGGCCATGAACAGCCTGTTCAACGACCTGCTCTATCCCGCCTGGGTCCAGACCGAAGAGCAGCCCACCACAATCGCCGTGGTGCCGGGCCGCCTTTACCGCGCCCTGTTCGAGACCGAGCCGGTCATTCAGGATCTGACCGTGCGCACCCTGTCGACCCTGGTCTTCCGCCTGATGGCCGAGCTTGACCATGTGCATGCCTGCACGGTGGAGCAGCGTCTGGGCAATTTCCTGCTGGTCCGCGCCTCGGGCAAGGGGGAGGTGCGCCTCACCCAGCAGGAGATCGCCGGTCACATCGGCACGACGCGCGAAGTGGTGGCGCGGCTGACCAGCCGAATGGCGGCGCGCGGCCTGATCGCCACCGGGCGGGGCAAGATCACCTTGCTGCAGCGCTCGGCCCTGGCCAATCTGGCGCCTATGGAAGAGTGCGGATAA